One genomic window of Malaciobacter molluscorum LMG 25693 includes the following:
- the murI gene encoding glutamate racemase: MKIGVFDSGLGGLTVVKAISERFKGADIFYIADTAYAPYGDKTQEEIKNRCIQITEFLIYSFNIEAIIVACNTATSAAIKYLRDVYKDLIVIGTEPGIKPAINLTKSSKVAVLATKATLRGEKYQQLVENLSKDKDITLYEQACVGLVEQIEKGEINSSVTYNMLKNWLLPMKEKNVDTIVLGCTHYPLVSEVIRDIMGNKINLIETGEAIANRLIYLSSLRGHNEDKPLNISIGYTGKINRSMINKIFKDYNNKIEVRNCKI, encoded by the coding sequence TTGAAAATAGGTGTATTTGATTCTGGGCTTGGAGGATTAACTGTTGTAAAAGCAATTAGTGAACGCTTTAAAGGTGCAGATATTTTTTATATAGCTGATACAGCATATGCTCCATATGGTGATAAAACTCAAGAAGAGATAAAAAATAGGTGTATTCAAATTACTGAATTTTTGATTTATTCTTTTAATATAGAAGCCATAATTGTTGCTTGTAATACAGCAACATCTGCTGCAATTAAATATTTAAGAGATGTGTATAAAGATTTGATTGTAATAGGAACAGAACCTGGAATTAAACCAGCAATTAATTTAACAAAATCATCAAAAGTTGCAGTTTTAGCAACAAAGGCTACTTTAAGAGGTGAAAAGTATCAACAGTTAGTTGAGAATTTGTCTAAAGACAAAGATATAACATTATATGAACAAGCTTGTGTTGGATTAGTAGAACAAATAGAAAAAGGTGAAATTAATTCATCTGTAACTTATAATATGTTAAAAAATTGGCTTTTACCTATGAAAGAAAAAAATGTAGATACAATTGTTTTAGGTTGTACTCATTATCCTTTAGTTAGTGAAGTAATAAGAGATATTATGGGAAATAAAATAAATTTAATTGAAACAGGTGAAGCAATTGCAAATAGATTAATTTATTTGAGTTCTTTACGAGGGCATAATGAGGATAAACCTTTAAATATATCAATTGGATATACAGGAAAAATTAATAGAAGTATGATAAATAAAATTTTTAAAGATTATAATAATAAGATTGAAGTAAGGAATTGTAAGATATGA
- a CDS encoding uracil-DNA glycosylase family protein, with protein MFYHFHPYKPFIFEDTNTLIIGTLPPPRFCEKDFKDGDVDFCYGSKNNQLWPAIDKIFNLNLLYDNSNKAINQRKSFLKKNYIGICDIVESCHREKFDASDLGMQNVKLRNIIEILENYKNINKIIFTGKNSKNSPEYFFRKQISNTYTMKLKENEFIREHTINISNRKITIFSLTSPSNAANRSIGSSNLYKLRKKQNPNYSTFLFRIDEYKFAFF; from the coding sequence TTGTTTTATCATTTTCATCCATATAAACCCTTTATTTTTGAAGATACAAATACACTTATTATTGGAACATTACCTCCTCCAAGATTTTGTGAAAAAGATTTTAAAGATGGTGATGTTGATTTTTGTTATGGTTCCAAGAACAATCAATTATGGCCAGCCATAGATAAAATCTTTAATTTAAATTTATTATATGATAATAGCAATAAAGCAATAAATCAAAGAAAAAGTTTTCTAAAAAAGAATTATATAGGAATATGTGATATTGTAGAATCTTGCCATAGAGAAAAATTTGATGCAAGTGATTTAGGAATGCAAAATGTAAAATTAAGAAATATAATTGAAATATTAGAAAATTATAAAAATATAAATAAAATCATTTTTACCGGAAAAAATAGTAAAAATTCACCTGAATATTTTTTCCGAAAACAAATATCAAATACATATACAATGAAATTAAAAGAAAATGAATTTATTAGAGAACATACAATTAATATATCAAATAGAAAAATAACAATTTTTAGTTTAACATCACCATCAAATGCAGCAAATAGATCTATAGGTTCAAGTAATTTATACAAATTAAGAAAAAAACAAAATCCTAATTATTCTACTTTTTTATTTAGAATTGATGAATATAAATTTGCTTTTTTTTAA
- the rho gene encoding transcription termination factor Rho: protein MEESKTQSKTKSPKCNGNSGRKTRTHIPVEGHTIEKLREYPLEDLLKIAKELNVENPQELKRQDLMFSILKNQIDAGGFVLFTGILEIKEGGFGFLRAIDGNFSDTSSDSYVSATQIRKFALRTGDIVTGQVRPPNKESEKYYALLKIEAINYLPVNESKNRPLFDNLTPLYSTDRFKFEYNSNKMTGRILDLFAPMGKGQRGLIVAPPKTGKTELLKELAYGITRNHPETHLMVLLIDERPEEVTDMQRCVKGEVYSSTFDLPAHNHVRVAEIVIEKAKRLVEMKKDVVILLDSITRLARAYNTVTPSSGKVLSGGVDANALHKPKRFFGAARNIEEGGSLTIISTALIETGSKMDEVIFEEFKGTGNSEVVLSRNAANRRVYPALDIIKSGTRKEELLLTPEVLQKTWILRNAISSMDEVEALKFLYSKMQKTKDNEEFFNSMNE from the coding sequence ATGGAAGAGTCTAAAACTCAATCTAAAACAAAAAGTCCCAAATGTAACGGGAATTCTGGTAGAAAAACTAGAACTCATATTCCAGTTGAAGGGCATACGATAGAAAAACTAAGAGAATATCCTCTTGAAGATTTGTTAAAAATTGCTAAAGAACTAAATGTAGAAAACCCCCAAGAACTTAAAAGACAAGATTTAATGTTTTCAATTCTAAAAAATCAAATTGATGCAGGTGGATTTGTACTATTTACTGGTATTTTAGAAATAAAAGAGGGTGGATTTGGTTTTTTAAGAGCAATAGATGGTAATTTTTCAGATACTTCAAGTGATTCTTATGTATCTGCAACTCAAATTAGAAAATTCGCTTTAAGAACAGGTGATATTGTTACTGGTCAAGTTAGACCTCCTAACAAAGAGAGTGAAAAATATTATGCTTTATTAAAAATTGAAGCTATTAATTACTTACCTGTAAATGAATCTAAAAATAGACCACTTTTTGATAATTTAACTCCATTATACTCTACTGATAGATTTAAATTTGAATATAACTCAAATAAAATGACAGGTAGAATACTTGATCTTTTTGCTCCAATGGGTAAAGGTCAAAGAGGATTAATTGTTGCACCTCCTAAAACTGGTAAAACTGAATTATTAAAAGAGTTAGCTTATGGTATTACTAGAAATCATCCAGAAACACATTTAATGGTATTATTAATTGATGAAAGACCTGAAGAAGTTACTGATATGCAAAGATGTGTAAAAGGAGAAGTTTATTCTTCTACTTTTGATTTACCAGCACATAATCATGTTCGAGTTGCTGAAATTGTTATTGAAAAAGCAAAAAGACTTGTAGAAATGAAAAAGGATGTTGTAATATTACTTGATTCTATTACAAGATTAGCACGTGCATATAATACTGTTACTCCAAGTTCTGGAAAAGTTCTTTCTGGTGGGGTTGATGCAAATGCTTTACATAAACCAAAAAGATTTTTTGGTGCTGCTAGAAATATTGAAGAGGGTGGTTCCTTAACAATTATTTCAACTGCACTTATTGAAACTGGTTCAAAAATGGATGAAGTTATTTTTGAAGAGTTCAAAGGAACTGGTAATAGTGAAGTTGTGTTAAGTAGAAATGCAGCAAATAGAAGAGTTTACCCAGCTCTTGATATTATTAAATCTGGTACAAGAAAAGAAGAGTTACTTCTTACTCCTGAGGTTCTACAAAAAACATGGATTTTAAGAAATGCAATCTCATCTATGGATGAAGTGGAAGCTTTAAAATTCTTATATTCAAAAATGCAAAAAACAAAAGATAACGAAGAATTCTTTAACTCAATGAATGAATAG
- a CDS encoding peroxiredoxin — protein sequence MLVTKKAPDFTAAAVLEDGQIVEDFNLYDNIGEKGAVVFFYPMDFTFVCPSEIIAFSKRVDEFKERGINVIGVSVDSQFSHFAWRETPVEQGGIGRVRFPLVADITKQISKDFDVLFEESVALRGSFLIDKDGTVRHAVINDLPLGRNIDEMVRMVDTMIFTNEHGEVCPAGWNKGDEGMKADKDGVASYLAKNENKL from the coding sequence ATGTTAGTTACAAAAAAAGCTCCAGATTTCACAGCAGCAGCTGTATTAGAAGATGGTCAAATTGTTGAGGATTTTAATTTATATGATAATATTGGAGAAAAAGGTGCTGTTGTATTTTTCTATCCAATGGATTTTACTTTTGTTTGTCCATCTGAAATCATTGCTTTCTCTAAAAGAGTTGATGAGTTCAAAGAAAGAGGAATTAATGTAATTGGAGTATCAGTAGATTCACAATTTTCACACTTTGCATGGAGAGAAACACCAGTTGAACAAGGTGGAATTGGAAGAGTAAGATTCCCTCTAGTTGCAGATATTACAAAACAAATTTCAAAAGATTTTGATGTATTATTTGAAGAGTCTGTTGCATTAAGAGGATCATTCTTAATAGATAAAGATGGAACAGTAAGACATGCAGTAATAAATGACTTACCATTAGGAAGAAATATAGATGAAATGGTAAGAATGGTAGATACTATGATATTTACAAATGAGCATGGTGAAGTTTGTCCTGCTGGTTGGAACAAAGGTGACGAAGGTATGAAAGCTGACAAAGATGGTGTTGCTTCTTATCTTGCTAAAAATGAGAATAAATTATAA
- the metK gene encoding methionine adenosyltransferase, which yields MTNNYLFTSESVTEGHPDKIADQISDAVLDYIIQKDKNARVACETVLTNGLCLVAGELKTEVYAPIQDIVRDVIREIGYTNSAYGLDYRSAGVLNAIAEQSIDISSAVDKENGEIGAGDQGMMFGYACDETKELMPLPINLAHKLTKRLSDVRKKGILPYLRPDGKAQVTVEYIDNKPTKVKTVVISAQHSDTIKLDILKEDIIEEVINEVIPKELINEDTIYHINPTGRFVIGGPQADAGLTGRKIIVDSYGGSCPHGGGAFSGKDPTKVDRSATYMARYIAKNLVASKLCNKIVIQLSYAIGISEPTSIMIDTFKTNTIEEKKILSIIEEVFDLTPSGIIKQLDLLRPIYKQTASYGHFGREDIDLPWEKLDKVNTIKSLI from the coding sequence ATGACTAATAACTATTTATTTACAAGTGAATCAGTAACAGAAGGACATCCGGATAAAATTGCAGATCAAATATCAGATGCGGTATTAGATTATATAATCCAAAAAGATAAAAATGCAAGAGTTGCTTGTGAAACAGTTTTAACAAATGGATTATGTCTAGTAGCAGGTGAATTAAAAACAGAAGTTTATGCACCTATTCAAGATATTGTAAGAGATGTAATAAGAGAGATAGGTTACACAAACTCTGCATATGGACTTGATTATAGAAGTGCTGGAGTGTTAAATGCAATTGCAGAACAAAGTATTGACATTTCAAGTGCTGTTGATAAAGAAAATGGGGAAATTGGTGCAGGTGACCAAGGAATGATGTTTGGTTATGCTTGTGATGAAACAAAAGAACTTATGCCTTTACCTATAAATCTTGCACATAAATTAACTAAAAGATTAAGTGATGTTAGAAAAAAAGGTATTCTTCCTTATTTAAGACCTGATGGGAAAGCTCAAGTTACAGTTGAATACATAGATAATAAACCCACAAAAGTGAAAACAGTTGTAATTTCTGCACAACATTCAGATACTATCAAATTAGATATATTAAAAGAAGATATTATCGAAGAAGTAATAAATGAAGTAATACCTAAAGAGCTAATAAATGAAGATACTATTTATCATATAAATCCAACAGGTAGATTTGTAATTGGTGGTCCACAAGCTGATGCAGGACTAACAGGAAGAAAAATAATTGTAGATAGCTATGGTGGTAGTTGTCCACATGGAGGTGGAGCATTTTCTGGTAAAGATCCTACAAAAGTAGATAGAAGTGCTACCTATATGGCTAGATATATTGCAAAAAATCTTGTAGCATCAAAATTATGTAATAAAATAGTAATACAACTATCTTATGCAATTGGAATTAGTGAACCAACATCTATTATGATTGATACATTTAAAACAAATACTATTGAAGAAAAAAAGATATTATCTATAATAGAAGAAGTATTTGATTTGACACCTTCTGGTATAATAAAACAACTTGATTTATTAAGACCAATATATAAACAAACTGCTTCTTATGGACACTTTGGAAGAGAAGATATTGATTTACCATGGGAAAAATTAGATAAAGTCAATACTATCAAATCATTAATTTAG
- a CDS encoding NADH-quinone oxidoreductase subunit I, whose translation MAVKITDICISCDACLDECPVEAIVDNDENPTGEDIYFVHSDKCVECVGHHDSPACADACPTEGCIVWDEPGVGSVESPERGQAGTPVVED comes from the coding sequence ATGGCAGTTAAAATTACTGACATCTGTATTAGTTGTGACGCTTGTCTTGACGAGTGTCCTGTTGAAGCTATCGTTGATAATGATGAAAACCCAACAGGAGAAGACATCTATTTCGTACATTCTGACAAATGCGTAGAATGTGTAGGTCATCATGATTCTCCAGCATGTGCAGATGCATGTCCAACAGAGGGATGTATAGTATGGGATGAACCAGGTGTTGGTTCAGTTGAAAGTCCTGAAAGAGGTCAAGCTGGAACTCCTGTCGTAGAAGACTAA
- the ndk gene encoding nucleoside-diphosphate kinase, with translation MEQTLSIIKPDAVKKNVVGKILDRFESAGLRIAATKKIQLSQADAEAFYAVHAERPFFNDLVEFMISGPVVVSVLEGQNAMAKNRELMGATNPKEAAAGTIRADFADSIDANAVHGSDSLENAANEIKFFFSDREIC, from the coding sequence ATGGAACAAACATTATCAATCATCAAACCTGATGCAGTGAAAAAAAACGTTGTAGGTAAAATTCTAGACAGATTTGAATCTGCTGGATTAAGAATTGCAGCAACTAAAAAAATTCAATTATCACAAGCTGATGCTGAAGCATTTTATGCTGTACACGCAGAGAGACCTTTTTTCAACGATTTAGTTGAATTTATGATTTCTGGACCAGTTGTTGTTTCTGTTTTAGAAGGTCAAAATGCAATGGCTAAAAATAGAGAATTAATGGGTGCAACAAACCCTAAAGAAGCAGCTGCTGGAACAATTAGAGCTGATTTTGCTGATTCAATTGATGCAAATGCAGTACATGGTTCTGACTCATTAGAAAATGCAGCAAATGAAATTAAATTCTTCTTTTCAGATAGAGAAATTTGTTAA
- the rpmF gene encoding 50S ribosomal protein L32: MAVPKRRVSHTRAAKRRTHYKIALKRPVKDSDGTWKMPHTVNPNTGEYKS, encoded by the coding sequence ATGGCAGTACCTAAGAGAAGAGTATCTCATACTAGAGCAGCTAAAAGAAGAACTCACTATAAGATAGCTTTAAAAAGACCAGTTAAAGATAGTGATGGAACTTGGAAAATGCCTCATACTGTTAACCCAAATACGGGTGAATACAAAAGCTAA
- the plsX gene encoding phosphate acyltransferase PlsX, translating into MIKIAIDAMGGDFGPEPIVDGLVAALRSNTNFKAIAVGDKEELLNLIPSNFLSRIEIVDTKDVISMSDSATDALKRKDSTIYRAIELVKEGTADAVVSAGHSGATMSLATLRIGRIKGITRPAIATLMPTIENHNTLVLDVGANVDCDAKNLFEFAVMGQIYAQDVLKQEEPIVGLLSNGEEASKGNEVTKEAFKLISKIPNFAGNVEGSDIFKGSVDVVVCDGFIGNILLKTAEGVADTIGTIIKKSLKRSLISIAGAVLMRKVFKKLKVRVDYAEYGGAPLLGIKAPVIIAHGKSNAKAVKNAIFQAITAASSNLNINIEDRMNEYKQ; encoded by the coding sequence ATGATTAAAATAGCTATTGATGCGATGGGAGGGGACTTTGGTCCTGAACCCATTGTTGATGGACTTGTTGCTGCACTAAGAAGTAACACAAACTTCAAAGCTATCGCTGTTGGAGATAAAGAAGAACTACTTAATCTTATACCTAGTAACTTTCTAAGTAGAATTGAAATTGTTGATACAAAAGATGTAATATCAATGAGTGATAGTGCAACTGATGCATTAAAAAGAAAAGATTCTACAATTTATAGAGCAATTGAATTAGTAAAAGAAGGAACTGCGGATGCTGTTGTATCTGCTGGACACTCTGGTGCTACAATGTCTCTTGCCACACTTAGAATAGGAAGAATTAAAGGTATTACAAGACCTGCTATTGCAACATTAATGCCTACTATTGAAAATCACAATACTCTTGTATTGGATGTTGGTGCAAATGTTGACTGTGATGCAAAAAACCTTTTTGAATTTGCTGTTATGGGACAAATTTATGCTCAAGATGTTTTAAAACAAGAAGAGCCTATTGTTGGACTATTAAGTAATGGTGAAGAAGCAAGTAAAGGGAATGAAGTTACAAAAGAAGCATTTAAATTAATTTCTAAAATTCCTAATTTTGCTGGAAATGTAGAAGGAAGTGATATTTTCAAAGGTTCAGTAGATGTTGTTGTTTGTGATGGTTTTATAGGTAATATTTTACTTAAAACAGCAGAAGGTGTAGCTGATACTATCGGAACAATTATAAAGAAAAGTCTTAAACGATCACTTATTTCTATTGCCGGTGCAGTTTTAATGAGAAAAGTATTTAAAAAACTAAAAGTAAGAGTTGATTATGCTGAATATGGTGGTGCTCCACTATTAGGGATAAAAGCTCCTGTTATTATTGCGCATGGAAAATCCAATGCAAAAGCAGTAAAAAATGCAATTTTCCAAGCTATAACTGCGGCAAGTTCTAACTTAAATATTAATATTGAAGATAGAATGAATGAGTATAAACAATAA
- a CDS encoding beta-ketoacyl-ACP synthase III: MTYAAFRSIGAYIPPKIMTNQDFEKIIDTSDEWITKRTGIKERRVAEENEASSDLGYKAAEVAIQRAGIAKEDIDLVICATVTPDYLCMPSTACLIASKLGLPPVMAYDISAACTGFVYALNVAKAFIESGMKKNVLIIGAEKYSSILDYTDRTTCFLFGDGAGAAIISATNNKEEAIVDVQCSSDGNHNDVIQTPGGGSKHPCSQEVLDNKMACIKMKGNETFKLAVKTLTADVKELMEKHNITNEDIDHFIPHQANYRIIKSVGDSLGLQKEQIVLTVHKYGNTSAASIAMAMNDAFEEGKIKKGDTILFDAFGAGLTWGSALFKFSPNN, from the coding sequence ATGACTTACGCAGCCTTTAGGTCTATTGGTGCTTATATTCCACCAAAGATTATGACAAACCAAGATTTTGAAAAAATCATTGATACAAGTGATGAATGGATCACAAAAAGAACAGGAATAAAAGAAAGAAGAGTTGCCGAAGAAAATGAAGCATCTTCTGATTTAGGTTATAAAGCAGCTGAAGTTGCAATTCAAAGAGCAGGTATTGCTAAAGAAGATATTGATTTAGTAATTTGTGCAACAGTAACACCTGATTATCTTTGTATGCCATCGACTGCTTGTTTAATTGCATCTAAACTTGGATTACCTCCTGTTATGGCTTATGATATTAGTGCAGCTTGTACTGGTTTTGTTTATGCTTTAAATGTTGCAAAAGCTTTTATTGAATCTGGAATGAAAAAAAACGTTTTAATTATTGGGGCAGAGAAATACTCTTCAATATTAGACTATACTGATAGAACAACTTGTTTCTTATTTGGAGATGGTGCAGGAGCAGCAATAATTTCTGCAACAAATAATAAAGAAGAAGCAATCGTTGATGTTCAATGTTCAAGTGATGGAAATCACAATGATGTAATTCAAACTCCAGGTGGAGGAAGTAAACATCCTTGCTCACAAGAAGTTTTAGATAATAAAATGGCATGTATCAAAATGAAAGGTAATGAAACTTTCAAACTTGCAGTAAAAACATTAACTGCAGATGTTAAAGAACTTATGGAAAAACATAATATTACTAATGAAGATATTGATCATTTTATTCCTCATCAAGCTAATTATAGAATTATTAAATCTGTTGGTGATTCATTAGGTTTACAAAAAGAACAAATTGTTCTTACTGTACATAAATATGGTAATACATCTGCAGCTTCAATTGCTATGGCAATGAATGATGCTTTTGAAGAGGGAAAAATAAAAAAAGGCGATACAATACTTTTTGATGCCTTTGGTGCTGGTCTTACTTGGGGTAGCGCACTATTTAAATTCTCTCCAAATAACTAA
- a CDS encoding branched-chain amino acid transporter permease yields the protein MSGSVSIDIYIAILIMVLVNYFTRVFPFIFFIKKEPPEYIVFIERFFPAIIIVILIVYTLREIDFSLYPYGLKEIFGVFFTAILHISIKNYLISIFGGTIFYMALVQYL from the coding sequence ATGAGTGGTAGTGTATCTATTGATATTTATATAGCAATTTTGATTATGGTCTTGGTTAACTATTTTACAAGAGTATTCCCTTTTATATTTTTTATAAAAAAAGAACCACCAGAGTATATTGTATTTATCGAAAGATTTTTCCCTGCAATTATTATTGTTATATTAATTGTATATACTTTAAGAGAGATAGATTTTTCTTTATATCCTTATGGATTAAAAGAGATTTTTGGTGTATTTTTTACGGCAATTTTACATATTAGTATAAAAAACTATTTAATTTCTATATTCGGCGGAACAATATTTTATATGGCATTGGTGCAATACTTATAA
- a CDS encoding AzlC family ABC transporter permease: MIYSLELKKAFTVSIPVLMGYIVLGFAFGLLLTSFQYPWYLAPLMSIFIYAGALQFVAINFFNAKVGFIDIAIASWFINIRQSFYGLSLLKRFKNSGKLKPYLIFSLTDETYALLTTIKDDNTLNRKYFYLFLGLLNQFYWVLGSTFGALVGSHIKFNTAGLEFSLTALFVVLCIEQYKNLKNIFPFLIGLVSSIFSLIFIPSDKMLIVSIFISLIMMFFFKKGIEK, from the coding sequence ATGATATATAGTTTAGAATTAAAAAAAGCATTTACTGTATCAATTCCAGTTTTAATGGGATATATTGTACTTGGTTTTGCTTTTGGATTATTACTTACAAGTTTTCAATATCCATGGTATTTAGCGCCATTAATGTCTATATTTATTTATGCAGGTGCTTTGCAGTTTGTAGCAATAAATTTTTTTAATGCTAAAGTTGGTTTTATTGATATAGCAATTGCTTCTTGGTTTATAAATATAAGACAATCTTTTTATGGTTTATCATTATTAAAAAGATTTAAAAATAGTGGAAAATTAAAACCATATTTGATTTTTAGTTTAACAGATGAAACATATGCACTCTTAACTACCATAAAAGATGACAATACTTTAAATAGAAAATATTTTTATCTTTTTTTAGGCTTATTAAATCAATTCTATTGGGTACTTGGATCTACCTTTGGTGCATTAGTTGGTTCACATATAAAATTTAATACTGCTGGATTAGAGTTTTCTTTGACTGCACTTTTTGTAGTTTTATGTATAGAACAATATAAGAATTTAAAAAATATATTTCCTTTTTTGATAGGTTTAGTATCTTCTATATTTTCTTTAATTTTTATACCAAGTGATAAGATGTTAATAGTATCAATATTTATATCTTTAATTATGATGTTCTTTTTTAAAAAAGGTATAGAAAAATGA